The Piliocolobus tephrosceles isolate RC106 chromosome 3, ASM277652v3, whole genome shotgun sequence genome has a window encoding:
- the CNGA1 gene encoding cGMP-gated cation channel alpha-1 produces MGFHHVGQAGLELRISSDPPTLTSQSVGITDMKLTMKKNIVNTQQSFVNMSSVIVPDIEKEIRKMENGACSSFSEDDDSASISEESENENHHARGSFSYKSYRKGGPSQREQYLPGAIALFNVNNSSNKEQEPEEKKKKKKAKKSKSDDKNENKKDLEKKKKKKDKEKEKKEEKSKDKKEEEKKEVVVIDPSGNTYYNWLFCITLPVMYNWTMVIARACFDELQSDYLEYWLILDYVSDIVYLIDMFVRTRTGYLEQGLLVKEELKLINKYKSNLQFKLDVLSLIPTDLLYFKLGWNYPEIRLNRLLRISRMFEFFQRTETRTNYPNIFRISNLVMYIVIIIHWNACVYYSISKAIGFGNDTWVYPDINDPEFGRLARKYVYSLYWSTLTLTTIGETPPPVRDSEYVFVVVDFLIGVLIFATIVGNIGSMISNMNAARAEFQARIDAIKQYMHFRNVSKDMEKRVIKWFDYLWTNKKTVDEKEVLKYLPDKLRAEIAINVHLDTLKKVRIFADCEAGLLVELVLKLQPQVYSPGDYICKKGDIGREMYIIKEGKLAVVADDGVTQFVVLSDGSYFGEISILNIKGSKAGNRRTANIKSIGYSDLFCLSKDDLMEALTEYPDAKTMLEEKGKQILMKDGLLDLSIANAGSDPKDLEEKVTRMEGSVDRLQTRFARILAEYESMQQKLKQRLTKVEKFLKLLIDTEFSSIEGPGVESGPIDST; encoded by the exons ATATGAAACTaaccatgaagaaaaatattgtcAATACACAACAGTCCTTTGTAAATATGTCCAGTGTGATTGTACCAGAtattgaaaaggaaataagaaagatgGAAAATGGAGCATGCAG CTCCTTTTCTGAGGATGATGACAGTGCCTCTATATCTGAAGAATCAGAGAATGAAAACCATCATGCAAGGGGTTCCTTTAGTTATAAGTCATACAGAAAGGGAGGACCATCACAGAG AGAGCAGTACCTGCCTGGTGCCATTGCACTTTTTAATGTGAACAACAGCAGCAATAAGGAACA agaaccagaagaaaaaaagaaaaagaaaaaagcaaagaagag CAAGTCAGATGATAAAAACGAAAATAAAAAGGacctagagaagaaaaagaagaaaaaggacaaagagaaggaaaagaaagaggagaaaagcaaagataagaaagaaga ggagaagaaagaagttgTGGTTATTGATCCTTCAGGAAACACATATTACAACTGGCTGTTTTGCATCACTTTACCTGTTATGTACAACTGGACAATGGTTATTGCCAG agCATGTTTTGATGAACTTCAATCTGATTACCTAGAATACTGGCTCATTTTAGATTACGTATCAGACATAGTCTATTTAATTGATATGTTTGTACGAACAAGGACAG gttaccTAGAACAAGGACTGCTGGTAAAGGAAGAACTTAaactcataaataaatataaatccaaCTTGCAATTTAAACTTGATGTTCTGTCACTGATACCAACTGATTTGCTGTATTTTAAGTTAGGGTGGAACTATCCAGAAATTAGATTAAACAGGTTATTACGAATCTCTCGTATGTTTGAGTTCTTCCAGAGAACAGAAACAAGGACAAACTATCCAAACATCTTCAGGATTTCCAACCTTGTTATGTACATCGTCATCATTATCCACTGGAATGCATGTGTGTACTACTCTATTTCTAAAGCTATTGGATTTGGAAATGATACATGGGTCTACCCTGATATTAATGATCCTGAATTTGGCCGTTTGGCTAGAAAATACGTATACAGCCTTTACTGGTCTACACTGACTTTGACTACCATTGGTGAAACACCCCCTCCTGTGAGAGATTCTGAGTATGTCTTTGTGGTGGTTGATTTCCTAATTGGAGTGCTAATTTTTGCTACCATCGTTGGTAACATAGGTTCTATGATTTCCAACATGAATGCAGCCAGAGCAGAATTTCAAGCAAGAATTGATGCTATCAAGCAATATATGCATTTTCGAAATGTAAGCAAAGATATGGAAAAGAGGGTTATTAAATGGTTTGACTACCTGTGGACCAACAAAAAAACAGTTGATGAGAAAGAAGTCTTAAAGTATCTACCTGATAAACTAAGAGCAGAAATTGCCATCAATGTTCACTTAGACACATTAAAAAAGGTACGCATTTTTGCTGATTGTGAAGCTGGTCTGTTGGTGGAGTTGGTCTTGAAATTGCAACCCCAAGTCTACAGTCCTGGAGATTATATTTGCAAGAAAGGGGATATTGGACGAGAGATGTACATTATCAAGGAAGGCAAACTCGCTGTGGTGGCAGATGATGGAGTCACTCAGTTTGTAGTATTGAGCGACGGCAGCTACTTTGGTGAGATCAGTATTCTTAATATTAAAGGGAGCAAAGCCGGCAATCGAAGAACTGCCAATATTAAAAGTATTGGCTACTCAGACCTGTTCTGTCTCTCAAAAGATGACCTCATGGAAGCTCTAACTGAGTATCCAGATGCCAAAACTATGCtggaagagaaagggaagcagATTTTAATGAAGGATGGTCTACTGGATCTAAGCATTGCAAATGCTGGCAGTGATCCTAAAGATCTTGAAGAGAAAGTTACTCGAATGGAGGGGTCAGTAGACCGCCTGCAAACTAGGTTTGCCCGAATCTTGGCTGAGTATGAGTCCATGCAGCAGAAACTGAAACAAAGATTAACCAAGGTTGAGAAATTTCTGAAACTGCTTATTGACACAGAATTTTCAAGTATTGAGGGACCTGGAGTAGAAAGTGGGCCCATTGACTCTACATAG